From Enhydrobacter sp., the proteins below share one genomic window:
- a CDS encoding leucyl aminopeptidase, whose product MKVEFSAFPKAFSGNVAVFVAADKQLLATAQSLDKTGGGVLAQALGAGRFTGAKGQTLTILGDTGGVARLLLLGVGKGRELDARAAESLGGVIAAEANAAGHKTVSVVVDSIKGSRLTPNQIAARIALGAQLRHYRFDRYKTKDKPEQKLSLEQITVHVAGPAEARRAYERLEPTIGAVFFTRDLVSEPANVLYPVEFGRRARELSKLGVKVEILGEAEMKKLGMHVLLGVGQGSERESQLLVMRWMNGPKSQQPVALIGKGVCFDTGGISLKPAGGMEDMKWDMGGAGAVVGAMRLLAGRKARANVIGICALVENMPDGKAQRPGDVVKSMSGQTVEVINTDAEGRLILCDAMWYAQEKFKPQAMVELSTLTGAIVVALGHERAGLFSNNSTLSNRLRAAGSELGEKLWRMPLGAKYDKLIDSDIADMKNVSAGRDGSSITAAQFLQRFVQDGVAWAHIDIAGVAWSSKGDATSPKGATAFGVRLLDKLIADNYER is encoded by the coding sequence ATGAAAGTGGAATTTTCGGCCTTTCCGAAGGCCTTCTCCGGCAACGTCGCGGTCTTCGTCGCGGCGGACAAGCAACTCCTCGCAACGGCGCAGTCACTGGATAAGACCGGGGGCGGTGTCCTGGCGCAGGCGCTCGGCGCCGGGCGCTTCACCGGAGCCAAGGGGCAGACGCTCACGATCCTGGGCGATACCGGCGGGGTCGCACGCCTGCTCCTGCTGGGGGTCGGCAAGGGGCGGGAACTCGACGCTCGAGCCGCCGAGAGCCTGGGCGGCGTGATCGCTGCCGAGGCCAACGCCGCCGGGCACAAGACGGTTTCAGTGGTTGTGGACTCGATAAAGGGCAGTCGTCTCACGCCCAACCAGATCGCCGCCCGGATCGCACTCGGCGCGCAGCTGAGGCACTACCGATTCGACAGGTACAAAACGAAAGACAAGCCTGAACAGAAGCTTTCCCTCGAGCAGATCACGGTCCATGTCGCAGGCCCCGCCGAAGCACGGCGCGCCTATGAGCGGCTGGAGCCCACCATCGGCGCGGTGTTCTTCACGCGAGACCTGGTGAGCGAGCCGGCCAACGTGCTCTATCCGGTCGAGTTCGGCCGGCGGGCCCGCGAACTCTCCAAGCTTGGCGTCAAAGTCGAGATCCTCGGCGAAGCTGAGATGAAGAAGCTTGGCATGCATGTGCTGCTCGGTGTCGGGCAGGGCAGCGAGCGCGAGTCCCAGCTCCTGGTGATGCGCTGGATGAACGGACCGAAGTCGCAGCAACCTGTCGCGCTGATCGGCAAGGGTGTTTGCTTCGACACTGGTGGCATCTCCCTCAAACCGGCCGGCGGCATGGAAGACATGAAGTGGGACATGGGTGGTGCTGGCGCAGTGGTCGGTGCGATGCGTCTGCTCGCCGGCCGCAAGGCCAGGGCCAATGTCATCGGCATCTGCGCCTTGGTCGAGAACATGCCCGATGGCAAGGCGCAGCGTCCCGGCGACGTCGTGAAGAGCATGTCTGGGCAGACTGTCGAGGTGATCAACACGGATGCCGAAGGCCGGCTGATCCTTTGCGATGCCATGTGGTACGCGCAGGAGAAATTCAAGCCGCAGGCCATGGTCGAGCTGTCGACGCTCACGGGTGCGATCGTGGTGGCTCTCGGCCACGAGAGAGCCGGCCTGTTCTCGAACAATTCCACGCTCTCCAACAGGCTACGCGCCGCAGGCTCTGAACTCGGCGAGAAGCTGTGGCGCATGCCTCTCGGCGCCAAGTACGACAAGCTGATCGATTCAGATATTGCCGATATGAAGAACGTCAGTGCAGGGCGCGATGGCAGTTCGATCACGGCGGCGCAATTCCTTCAGCGCTTCGTACAAGATGGCGTCGCCTGGGCGCACATCGACATCGCGGGCGTCGCCTGGTCGAGCAAAGGCGACGCGACGAGCCCGAAGGGGGCGACTGCCTTTGGCGTGCGCCTGCTCGACAAGTTGATCGCGGACAACTACGAGCGTTGA
- a CDS encoding MFS transporter, protein MSSRDARVISLVGIAHGASHYYQLAFVTMLLIVREKAGLGFDDIGLLGGLFYGVSGIGQTAAGFAVDRFGGRPILAAGLASIGVALGLISTVDSFWGFAAIAVVAGLGNSVFHPADFALLNASVNQGKLGRAYSIHGVGGSLGWAAAPVMYFLNELVGWVGAALIGAVPGLLLAVLIWMFRNDFVDHRVEVRVAVARQGGGMSMSLFLQVPILICLVYFALIAATTVGIQQFAVPAWTQMFGIEQRYAALCLTVFIVGSAAGVLAGGFFADRVRNHDRVAAIGLLVAAAFTVPIALHNVPAEVLLPLLAVAGFAGGVTGPSRDMIVRNATPPGASGKVFGFVYSGLDVGSFLAPLVFGFLMTHGMPATIFWIAILLYVINAVLVMLIRQTTPRIATAAAE, encoded by the coding sequence ATGTCCTCTCGCGATGCCCGCGTCATCAGCTTGGTTGGCATAGCTCATGGGGCCAGCCACTACTACCAGTTGGCTTTCGTCACGATGCTATTGATTGTGCGGGAGAAGGCGGGGCTTGGTTTCGATGATATCGGCCTTCTGGGTGGTCTATTCTATGGCGTCTCGGGCATCGGTCAGACAGCAGCAGGTTTCGCCGTTGATCGGTTCGGGGGGCGGCCAATCCTCGCGGCCGGACTTGCCTCCATAGGGGTTGCCCTGGGTCTGATTTCGACCGTCGACTCGTTCTGGGGCTTTGCCGCCATTGCAGTCGTGGCAGGCCTCGGAAACAGCGTGTTCCATCCTGCAGATTTCGCCCTACTCAATGCGTCGGTGAATCAGGGCAAGCTGGGCCGCGCCTACTCGATCCACGGCGTAGGAGGTTCCCTCGGCTGGGCCGCCGCACCGGTAATGTACTTTCTCAACGAACTGGTCGGATGGGTTGGCGCAGCGCTGATCGGTGCCGTGCCGGGCCTGCTGCTGGCCGTCTTGATCTGGATGTTTCGGAACGACTTTGTCGATCACAGGGTCGAGGTCCGCGTTGCGGTGGCGAGGCAGGGCGGCGGTATGAGCATGAGCCTCTTCCTCCAAGTGCCCATCCTGATTTGTCTGGTCTACTTCGCGTTGATCGCGGCCACCACCGTCGGTATCCAACAGTTTGCTGTACCTGCCTGGACGCAAATGTTCGGTATCGAGCAGCGCTATGCAGCGCTCTGTCTGACTGTGTTCATCGTGGGTTCTGCGGCCGGCGTGCTGGCGGGAGGCTTTTTCGCCGACCGGGTTCGTAACCACGACCGGGTGGCGGCCATCGGGCTTCTGGTGGCTGCGGCTTTCACCGTGCCGATCGCGCTCCACAATGTTCCTGCTGAGGTGCTGTTACCGCTGCTGGCGGTGGCGGGGTTCGCCGGCGGCGTCACCGGTCCGTCGCGCGACATGATCGTGCGTAACGCCACTCCGCCCGGGGCCTCGGGCAAGGTGTTCGGCTTCGTCTATTCGGGACTCGACGTAGGCTCGTTCCTGGCCCCGCTGGTGTTTGGTTTCCTGATGACACACGGCATGCCGGCTACAATCTTCTGGATCGCGATCTTGCTCTATGTGATCAACGCCGTGCTCGTGATGCTGATCCGCCAGACAACGCCGAGGATTGCAACCGCCGCCGCCGAGTAA
- a CDS encoding HAD-IIIA family hydrolase: MTVTQAVCLVGGRGTRLGALTDNLPKPMLNVGGRPFLDYLLHEARRFGLKHMILLTGYRAGEFASYHGRQIGSLSIEVVVEPEAAGTGGALAYAADRLDRQFFLLNGDSFFDFNWLSLTDTAGARDWIVRAALAADVQGNRYGRVDIVDGRVRGFFPRGHSDLPINAGIYLVRRTLLDHVKQLPCSLENEILPQLAQQGLLAGHAVPGSFIDIGTPEDFTRAQELMPAYMRRPAVFLDRDGVLNRDDGYVHRADQVRWIDGAIDAVRWLNDSGYYVFVVTNQAGVARGYYPEEAVHDLHAWMQTQMQLQGAHVDAFEHCPYHPESMIERYRLASDRRKPKPGMILQLQRDWTTVPQRSFLIGDRDSDIEAAHAASIRGYRFPGGNLLDFVKRCALAPRRTGGDG, from the coding sequence ATGACCGTCACACAGGCCGTCTGCCTCGTCGGCGGTCGCGGAACGAGGCTGGGTGCGCTGACCGACAACCTCCCCAAGCCAATGCTGAACGTCGGCGGCCGGCCTTTTCTCGACTATCTCCTGCATGAAGCGCGTCGGTTCGGCCTCAAGCACATGATCCTTCTGACCGGCTATCGGGCTGGCGAGTTCGCGAGCTATCATGGTCGACAGATCGGATCCCTGTCGATCGAGGTGGTGGTCGAACCCGAGGCCGCCGGAACCGGTGGCGCCCTCGCTTACGCGGCAGACCGGCTCGACCGGCAGTTCTTTCTGCTCAACGGCGATTCGTTCTTCGATTTCAACTGGTTGTCGTTGACCGACACGGCGGGGGCGCGCGACTGGATCGTACGGGCGGCGCTGGCTGCCGACGTCCAAGGCAATCGCTACGGCCGCGTCGACATTGTTGACGGACGCGTTCGGGGCTTCTTCCCAAGAGGACATAGCGATCTGCCGATCAATGCCGGAATCTATCTGGTCCGCCGCACCTTGCTCGACCACGTGAAGCAACTGCCCTGCTCTCTCGAGAACGAGATACTGCCCCAACTGGCGCAGCAAGGGCTGCTTGCCGGCCATGCCGTGCCGGGCTCCTTCATCGATATCGGCACGCCCGAGGACTTCACCCGGGCGCAGGAGTTGATGCCGGCCTACATGCGACGACCGGCCGTATTCCTCGACCGAGACGGCGTGCTGAACCGCGACGACGGCTACGTGCATCGTGCCGATCAAGTGCGTTGGATCGACGGGGCGATCGACGCCGTGCGCTGGCTGAACGACTCCGGGTACTACGTCTTCGTCGTGACCAATCAAGCCGGCGTGGCCCGTGGTTACTACCCGGAGGAAGCGGTCCACGATTTGCACGCCTGGATGCAGACACAGATGCAGCTTCAAGGCGCCCATGTCGACGCTTTCGAACACTGCCCGTATCACCCCGAAAGCATGATCGAGCGGTATCGGTTGGCATCCGACCGACGAAAGCCCAAGCCTGGCATGATCCTCCAGCTGCAGCGCGACTGGACGACTGTACCCCAGCGCTCTTTCCTGATCGGAGATCGCGACAGCGATATCGAAGCCGCGCACGCGGCGAGCATCCGAGGCTACAGGTTCCCAGGAGGCAACCTGCTCGACTTCGTCAAGCGTTGCGCGCTGGCGCCACGAAGAACTGGCGGCGACGGTTGA
- a CDS encoding nucleotide sugar dehydrogenase gives MTSGALPRVNVVGLGKLGAPLAAVLASRGFNVIGLDVNKTLVDAMNGGKMPIIEPQLNELIAANKARLSATMDADDAVHSTDASFVIVPTPSDNTGFFSNRFVLQAMETLGKALRKKSGYHMVVITSTVMPGSTGGEIKAALEIASGRKVGADLGLCYNPEFIALGSVVRDMLFPDSILIGEGDSKAGDMLETIYRQLCENKPPVQRMNWISAELTKISVNTYVTTKISYANMLADICDRLPGADVDVVTKALGADTRIGAKYLKGAMGYGGPCFPRDNVAFAALARKIGARADVAEATDRINHYQVDRLSGLVAKFAKSGTRIAILGLSYKPQTPVVEESHSVKLAMKLADAGYVVTVHDPLAQDEALHVLGDKVVGASSLDGAVRDCDLLIIGTGWPEYKAIDPTWCRRSGDQRLTILDLWRTLPADKFNNVADVIYLGYGR, from the coding sequence ATGACCTCAGGAGCTCTTCCCCGCGTCAACGTGGTCGGTCTCGGCAAACTCGGCGCACCGCTCGCGGCGGTCCTGGCCAGCCGCGGATTCAACGTCATCGGCCTCGACGTCAACAAGACGCTGGTCGATGCGATGAACGGCGGAAAGATGCCGATCATCGAGCCCCAACTCAACGAATTGATTGCCGCGAACAAGGCGCGGCTGTCGGCCACCATGGACGCCGACGACGCTGTGCACAGTACCGACGCTAGCTTCGTCATCGTGCCTACCCCTTCGGACAACACGGGCTTTTTCTCGAATCGCTTCGTGTTGCAGGCCATGGAGACCCTCGGCAAGGCTTTGCGCAAGAAGAGCGGCTACCACATGGTCGTCATCACATCGACCGTGATGCCGGGCTCGACCGGTGGCGAGATCAAGGCTGCGCTGGAGATCGCCTCGGGCCGCAAGGTCGGTGCCGATCTCGGCCTTTGTTACAACCCGGAATTCATCGCGCTCGGCAGTGTCGTGCGCGACATGCTCTTTCCCGATTCGATCCTGATCGGCGAAGGCGATTCCAAGGCCGGCGACATGCTGGAGACCATCTACCGGCAGCTATGCGAGAACAAACCTCCGGTGCAGCGCATGAACTGGATCAGCGCCGAGTTGACCAAAATCTCGGTGAATACGTACGTCACCACCAAGATTTCCTACGCCAACATGCTCGCCGACATTTGCGACCGTCTGCCGGGCGCCGACGTCGATGTCGTGACCAAGGCCTTGGGGGCCGATACCCGTATTGGCGCGAAGTACCTGAAGGGTGCCATGGGTTACGGCGGACCGTGCTTCCCGCGTGACAACGTCGCCTTTGCCGCGCTTGCCCGCAAAATCGGCGCGCGCGCCGATGTGGCTGAGGCAACTGATCGCATCAACCACTACCAGGTCGACCGGCTCTCGGGCCTGGTCGCCAAGTTCGCCAAGTCCGGCACACGTATCGCCATCCTCGGCCTCTCCTACAAGCCTCAAACCCCGGTCGTCGAGGAGAGCCACAGCGTGAAGCTGGCCATGAAACTCGCTGACGCGGGCTATGTCGTCACCGTCCACGACCCACTGGCACAGGACGAAGCATTGCACGTGCTGGGCGACAAGGTCGTCGGCGCGTCGTCCCTGGATGGCGCGGTGCGCGACTGCGACTTGCTGATCATCGGAACGGGCTGGCCCGAATATAAGGCGATAGATCCCACGTGGTGCCGGCGCAGCGGCGACCAGCGACTCACGATCCTCGACTTGTGGCGTACCCTGCCGGCCGACAAGTTCAACAACGTGGCCGACGTCATTTACCTCGGCTATGGCCGTTAG
- a CDS encoding cyclase family protein produces the protein MKRWKYRPDGSTWGDWGDDDQLGRLNLITPKKVLEGIAEVKEGISFCLSLPLDFPGGNVLNPRRLPPVLSPTGDENGWRFNFLTNSLNPRFQDVASDDRVILTLQYSTQWDTLCHVGGLFDADGDGVPEPLYYNGFKPGSDVVGPQPDAAGDGCGHLSFAHKLGVENMAAKPIQGRAVMVDLEKHYGRAHKFVDFDDFKRVLEADKVAVEPGDLLLLHTGFSDEIVKMNKQVDPTRAHAMCCVLEGRDKRLLEWITESQISALIADNYGVEGVPANPGPPDADHPSLPLHNHCLFKLGLNLGELWWLKDLALWLRERKRSRFLLTAPPLRLPGAVGSPANPIATV, from the coding sequence ATGAAGCGCTGGAAGTATCGCCCGGACGGCTCGACCTGGGGCGATTGGGGCGACGACGACCAACTCGGACGGCTCAATCTCATAACACCCAAGAAAGTGCTGGAAGGCATCGCCGAGGTGAAGGAAGGCATCTCCTTCTGCCTGTCGCTGCCGCTCGATTTCCCAGGCGGCAACGTGCTCAATCCGCGGCGGCTGCCGCCGGTGTTGTCGCCCACGGGTGACGAAAACGGCTGGCGCTTCAACTTCCTCACCAATTCGCTCAATCCCCGATTCCAGGACGTCGCCAGCGACGATCGCGTCATCCTGACGTTGCAGTATTCGACGCAGTGGGACACGCTCTGCCATGTCGGTGGGCTGTTCGATGCCGACGGCGACGGCGTGCCCGAGCCCCTCTACTACAACGGCTTCAAGCCAGGCTCCGACGTGGTCGGCCCGCAGCCCGATGCCGCCGGAGACGGATGCGGCCACCTCAGCTTCGCGCACAAACTCGGCGTCGAGAACATGGCGGCCAAACCCATTCAGGGGCGCGCCGTCATGGTCGACCTCGAGAAGCACTACGGCCGAGCTCACAAGTTCGTCGATTTCGACGACTTCAAGCGTGTCCTCGAAGCCGACAAGGTCGCCGTCGAACCGGGCGACCTGCTCTTGCTTCACACCGGGTTTAGCGACGAGATCGTGAAGATGAACAAGCAGGTCGACCCCACCCGGGCGCACGCCATGTGCTGTGTGCTGGAAGGCCGCGACAAACGGCTGCTGGAGTGGATCACCGAGAGCCAAATCTCCGCCCTGATCGCCGACAACTATGGGGTGGAAGGTGTACCGGCCAATCCAGGCCCGCCCGACGCCGACCATCCCTCGTTGCCGTTGCACAATCACTGCCTGTTCAAGCTCGGTCTCAATCTCGGCGAACTTTGGTGGCTGAAGGATCTCGCTCTTTGGCTGCGCGAGCGCAAACGGTCGCGTTTCCTGCTTACGGCGCCGCCGCTGCGCCTCCCGGGAGCGGTGGGCTCGCCGGCCAACCCCATTGCAACGGTTTGA
- a CDS encoding DNA polymerase III subunit chi, which translates to MATEVNFYHLTRSSLEDALPRLLLKTLQAGERAVVLLGSPERVDAINTHLWSFDPGSFLPHGSVKDGEADRQPVWLTHLDENPNSAGFLFVADRGRSDKVGEFKRCFELFDGRDEAAVAESRERWRAYKAAGHAVIYWQQTPAGGWEKKA; encoded by the coding sequence ATGGCGACAGAGGTCAACTTCTATCATCTGACCCGTTCGTCGCTGGAAGACGCACTTCCCCGGCTGTTGCTGAAGACGTTGCAGGCGGGTGAGCGCGCCGTCGTGCTGCTGGGATCTCCGGAAAGGGTCGATGCGATCAACACCCATCTCTGGAGTTTCGACCCGGGCAGCTTCCTGCCGCACGGGTCGGTCAAGGACGGGGAGGCCGACCGTCAGCCGGTCTGGCTCACGCATCTCGACGAGAATCCCAATAGCGCGGGCTTTCTGTTCGTCGCCGACCGGGGTCGTTCTGACAAGGTGGGGGAGTTCAAGCGGTGCTTTGAGCTGTTTGACGGTCGCGACGAGGCCGCCGTGGCCGAGAGCCGCGAACGTTGGCGCGCCTACAAGGCCGCTGGCCATGCGGTCATCTATTGGCAACAGACTCCGGCAGGTGGCTGGGAGAAAAAGGCGTGA
- a CDS encoding FkbM family methyltransferase — protein MALVAKGLGAARFTLLDVGCSGGIDARWRTFGRHLRALAIDASEAECRRLRGLEQHPDIEYLAAFVAGSADSRIDLERGQASPLIMRMRDRLSFMRTREIREARLSQAAIEEKLRHNAWELTRLADHTRPLAVPDLLAARAWTDVDYLKIDIDGSDFEVLQSLDGRFEALGVLGVQLEVNFVGTDAATEHAFHNTDRFMRRQGYDLFRLDVRTYSSRALPARYVWPTPAETVSGRPWQGEAYYARDVGTALDAGKTAKLAAVFSAWNVPDVAAELLHANRTLLAPLFDVDIGLDLLAAQIQPDGARKLDYRAYMKAFEADDPSFYRREGNIGLGERLQAAWRAFRRPRP, from the coding sequence GTGGCACTCGTCGCAAAGGGGCTTGGAGCCGCGCGGTTCACCCTGCTCGATGTCGGCTGCTCAGGCGGAATCGACGCGCGCTGGCGAACCTTCGGCAGGCACCTCAGGGCACTCGCAATCGACGCCAGTGAAGCCGAGTGCAGGCGCCTGCGCGGCCTCGAGCAACACCCCGACATCGAGTACCTAGCGGCTTTCGTGGCCGGTTCTGCTGACAGCAGAATCGACCTCGAACGCGGTCAAGCGTCGCCACTGATCATGAGGATGCGCGACCGCCTTTCCTTCATGCGCACGCGCGAAATACGAGAAGCGCGCCTGAGCCAAGCCGCGATCGAGGAGAAGCTCCGCCACAATGCATGGGAGCTGACCCGGCTCGCCGATCACACCAGGCCGCTGGCGGTGCCCGACCTGCTCGCCGCCCGGGCATGGACAGACGTCGACTACCTGAAGATAGACATCGACGGCTCGGACTTCGAAGTACTGCAGTCCCTCGACGGCCGATTCGAGGCGCTGGGTGTCCTCGGCGTGCAGCTTGAGGTCAACTTCGTCGGCACGGACGCGGCAACCGAACACGCCTTCCACAACACCGACCGCTTCATGCGGCGGCAAGGCTACGATCTTTTCCGGTTGGACGTGCGCACCTACTCCTCACGTGCGCTGCCTGCCCGCTACGTCTGGCCGACCCCGGCCGAGACGGTATCGGGCCGCCCTTGGCAGGGCGAGGCCTACTACGCACGCGATGTCGGCACGGCTTTAGATGCGGGAAAAACCGCCAAACTCGCGGCCGTCTTTTCCGCCTGGAACGTGCCCGACGTCGCCGCCGAGCTGCTGCACGCCAATCGTACGCTCCTCGCACCGCTGTTCGACGTCGACATCGGCCTCGACCTGCTGGCAGCCCAGATCCAGCCCGACGGAGCTCGCAAGCTCGACTACCGCGCGTACATGAAGGCTTTCGAGGCCGACGATCCGTCCTTCTATCGTCGCGAAGGGAACATCGGACTCGGAGAACGCCTGCAAGCCGCGTGGCGTGCCTTCAGGCGACCACGCCCCTGA
- a CDS encoding tetratricopeptide repeat protein: MTKPNLLQSAIAGVSGLWRRRPADDFEAEIRSADPERRSRGLFRRGRLHMRAGETAEAAADFERALELVPDYAEAIAARAESSDMAGDVEAAGREYARARRIWAAQRPGTPDRRYVFRRPGRFSFEVDSYELALQRIKTGAFPHLACGNAFLVQGRPADALRCYDNALKIKQNDPDLIALRGEALSALGRYREAIKAFDAALSANPRDVESLNARGIAYMAHGRLQRANEDWRRQLELLPDAQSAARACVAMRLADYSAALPELERAAAREPDETYWKLYQLTALKRLERPIGEIEPARGDTWPGLLIDLHLDRIAEAQARAQATTPERLAELAFQLGQWKEATQHSPPSLIEHAAARNELAHR, translated from the coding sequence TTGACCAAGCCTAACCTGCTGCAATCTGCCATCGCAGGGGTGAGCGGACTGTGGCGCCGCCGGCCCGCCGACGATTTCGAGGCGGAGATCCGCAGTGCCGACCCCGAGCGGAGAAGCAGAGGCCTGTTCCGCAGGGGGCGCCTGCATATGCGGGCAGGTGAGACGGCCGAGGCTGCGGCCGACTTCGAGCGGGCTCTCGAACTGGTGCCGGACTATGCCGAGGCGATCGCAGCGCGCGCCGAATCGAGTGACATGGCAGGTGATGTCGAGGCCGCTGGACGCGAATATGCGCGAGCGCGTCGGATTTGGGCCGCGCAGCGACCGGGAACGCCCGACCGCCGCTACGTGTTTCGCCGCCCCGGCCGGTTCAGTTTCGAAGTCGATTCCTACGAACTGGCGCTGCAAAGGATCAAGACCGGCGCATTTCCGCATCTCGCCTGTGGGAACGCCTTTCTGGTTCAGGGGCGTCCGGCCGACGCCCTTCGCTGTTACGACAATGCCCTGAAGATCAAGCAGAACGATCCGGATCTCATCGCGCTCAGAGGGGAGGCGCTCTCGGCATTGGGCCGGTATCGCGAGGCGATCAAGGCCTTCGACGCGGCCTTGTCGGCGAACCCGAGGGACGTCGAATCCCTCAATGCTCGAGGTATTGCCTACATGGCTCATGGCAGGTTGCAAAGAGCCAACGAGGATTGGCGACGCCAGCTCGAGCTTCTGCCCGACGCCCAGTCGGCCGCGCGGGCTTGCGTGGCAATGCGGCTCGCCGACTATTCGGCAGCGCTGCCCGAACTCGAACGCGCGGCGGCGCGGGAGCCAGATGAGACTTATTGGAAGCTGTACCAGCTGACCGCCCTCAAGCGGCTCGAGAGGCCGATCGGTGAGATCGAGCCGGCGAGAGGCGACACGTGGCCTGGGCTGCTGATCGACCTCCACCTTGACCGGATCGCTGAGGCGCAGGCGCGCGCGCAGGCGACGACGCCCGAGAGGCTGGCTGAGCTCGCCTTCCAGCTCGGGCAATGGAAGGAGGCGACGCAGCATAGCCCGCCGTCCTTGATCGAGCATGCGGCCGCGCGCAACGAACTGGCACACCGCTGA
- a CDS encoding ABC-F family ATP-binding cassette domain-containing protein, translating to MLHVNDLSFRHGERVLFERASVAISDGWKVGLVGRNGAGKSTLLRLIQGEAEADGGDINMTGRMRVGSVPQDPPGGEIAVLEAVLAADAERRSLLAEADHCQDGARLAEIHARLDEIGAASGPARAASILSGLGFDNAAQSRPCREFSGGWRMRVALAGTLFSDPDLLILDEPSNHLDLEAQFWLTEHLKRFRGTLLMVSHDRDLLNDVCDHIVHIDQQKLVTYTGNYSTFERTRAERLENDAAQRAKNEARRQHMQAFVDRFRYKASKARQAQSRLKMIEKLGPMAAVPIDEHFAFSFPPPDQLASPIKTLDEVTVGYGDGPAILRKLDLRLDMDDRIALLGQNGNGKSTFIRVLSDRLTPREGRIKHSPRLRIGYFSQDQEEELDYDATPFEHMNRALGPGTAEHKVRAQLGRFGFSRERADFKTGVLSGGEKTRLLLALATRSAPHLLLLDEPTNHLDMDARESLIAAINEFDGAVVLVSHDTHLVKMVADQLWLVAGGTVTAFEGDIDDYQATLLRERGARPAREARLKKEKPPPLPAVQTERPKKGHLKRAVEKAEKALADLTGQRAEIEAKLADPATYAGAPSVVADLQKEKLRLERELAHAEHDWLAAQEALEAA from the coding sequence ATGTTGCACGTCAACGACCTTTCCTTCCGCCACGGCGAGCGGGTGCTGTTCGAGCGCGCCTCGGTGGCCATTTCCGACGGCTGGAAGGTCGGCTTGGTTGGCCGCAATGGCGCGGGCAAGTCCACGCTGTTGCGCCTGATCCAGGGCGAGGCTGAGGCCGATGGTGGCGACATCAACATGACCGGCCGCATGCGCGTCGGTTCGGTACCCCAAGACCCGCCGGGCGGCGAGATCGCGGTGCTCGAAGCGGTGCTGGCGGCCGACGCGGAGCGCAGGTCCCTACTGGCGGAGGCGGATCATTGTCAGGACGGGGCTCGGCTCGCTGAGATCCACGCCCGCCTCGACGAGATCGGGGCGGCATCTGGACCGGCGCGGGCGGCGTCCATCTTGAGCGGTCTGGGCTTTGACAACGCCGCCCAGTCGCGGCCTTGCCGCGAGTTCTCCGGTGGCTGGCGCATGCGCGTGGCGCTGGCCGGCACGCTGTTCAGCGACCCCGACCTGCTGATTCTCGATGAGCCGTCGAACCATCTCGACCTCGAGGCGCAATTCTGGCTGACAGAACACCTCAAGCGCTTTCGCGGCACGCTGCTGATGGTAAGCCACGACCGGGACTTGCTCAACGACGTGTGCGACCACATTGTGCACATCGATCAGCAGAAGCTCGTCACCTACACTGGTAATTATAGCACCTTCGAGCGCACCCGCGCAGAGCGACTGGAGAACGACGCAGCCCAGCGCGCCAAGAACGAGGCGCGCCGCCAGCACATGCAAGCCTTCGTAGATCGATTCCGCTACAAGGCGAGCAAAGCCCGCCAAGCGCAGTCGCGCCTCAAAATGATCGAGAAGCTCGGTCCGATGGCCGCCGTGCCGATCGATGAGCACTTCGCCTTCAGCTTCCCGCCGCCCGACCAGCTTGCCTCGCCGATCAAGACACTCGACGAGGTGACGGTCGGCTATGGCGACGGCCCTGCGATCCTGCGCAAGCTCGATCTGCGCCTCGACATGGACGATCGGATCGCACTGCTGGGCCAGAATGGCAACGGCAAGTCGACGTTCATCCGCGTGCTATCCGACCGTCTCACACCACGCGAAGGCAGGATCAAGCACTCGCCCCGCCTGCGCATCGGCTATTTCTCGCAGGACCAGGAGGAGGAACTCGACTACGACGCGACGCCGTTCGAGCACATGAACCGCGCCCTGGGGCCTGGCACGGCCGAGCACAAGGTGCGCGCCCAGCTCGGACGGTTCGGGTTCTCGCGCGAGCGCGCGGACTTCAAGACCGGTGTGCTGTCGGGCGGCGAGAAGACACGGTTGTTGCTGGCCCTTGCCACACGCAGCGCGCCTCATCTGTTGTTGCTCGACGAACCGACCAACCATCTCGACATGGATGCCCGCGAATCGCTGATCGCGGCCATCAACGAGTTTGACGGCGCCGTCGTGCTGGTCAGCCACGACACGCACCTCGTCAAGATGGTCGCCGACCAGCTCTGGTTGGTGGCTGGCGGCACAGTGACGGCTTTCGAGGGCGACATCGACGACTACCAGGCGACGTTGCTGCGCGAGCGTGGCGCCAGGCCCGCCAGGGAGGCTCGCCTGAAGAAAGAGAAGCCGCCGCCGTTGCCAGCTGTCCAGACCGAGAGGCCGAAGAAGGGTCATCTCAAGCGCGCCGTGGAAAAGGCCGAGAAGGCCTTGGCAGACCTCACCGGACAAAGGGCCGAGATAGAAGCCAAGTTAGCCGATCCCGCGACCTACGCCGGAGCGCCGTCGGTCGTCGCCGATCTGCAGAAGGAGAAGCTGCGGCTCGAGCGTGAACTCGCGCACGCCGAACATGATTGGCTTGCAGCGCAGGAAGCGCTGGAGGCCGCATGA